One window of the Crassaminicella thermophila genome contains the following:
- a CDS encoding cellulase family glycosylhydrolase — MFYYEFTEKLNELYEKVVTEIRKISPTRIIIISPRIRSGADYLKELKIPTKSNGYIMAEWHFYASGPSKTNEKKLWTTGTEEEKQLITNKINIALEWQKNTGIPTWVGAWMPSNYNDGNDYSINEQVKFAKYMSKQLYNVGIPFAVNSDTKFYNREFNKWVEETQPVFESIFSNK, encoded by the coding sequence ATTTTTTATTATGAGTTTACAGAGAAGCTAAATGAACTTTATGAAAAGGTTGTTACTGAAATTAGAAAGATAAGCCCTACAAGAATTATTATTATTTCTCCAAGAATACGTTCTGGCGCAGATTACTTAAAAGAACTCAAAATCCCAACAAAGAGCAATGGCTACATTATGGCAGAATGGCATTTTTATGCATCTGGCCCTAGTAAAACTAATGAAAAGAAACTATGGACAACAGGAACAGAAGAAGAAAAGCAGTTAATCACTAATAAAATTAATATCGCATTAGAATGGCAAAAAAACACAGGAATTCCTACATGGGTAGGTGCTTGGATGCCTAGCAATTACAATGATGGCAATGATTATTCTATTAATGAACAAGTAAAATTTGCAAAATATATGTCTAAACAACTTTATAATGTTGGAATACCTTTTGCTGTTAATTCGGATACTAAGTTTTACAATCGTGAATTTAATAAATGGGTTGAAGAGACTCAACCGGTTTTTGAGAGTATTTTTAGCAATAAATGA
- a CDS encoding DUF6391 domain-containing protein, with translation MPFLLLLILFFWLFPYLIIPFLIFSIIGFLFLIPYVVFFNSFLNVLTIPWQIFKIASNKQIRKNHSLEHATVNVLEERYGKSLRIGGLAYSNGFSLSGPDLPSPYEVLDATREGIYRMKKGETYLALHPRCGTSIATSTFLLSLGFIIVLFFFNNLSLLNIAGVFILANILSKPLGLTVQRFFTTYTDIKDISIIDIYGKPSTYNFPFEIIINPNRTYFIETTSNKNKLFWFPF, from the coding sequence ATGCCTTTTCTACTCTTATTAATTTTGTTCTTTTGGTTATTTCCTTATCTTATAATACCTTTTCTTATTTTCTCTATAATAGGATTTTTATTTTTAATTCCTTATGTAGTTTTCTTTAATTCATTTTTAAATGTATTAACAATACCATGGCAAATATTTAAAATAGCTTCAAATAAACAAATAAGAAAAAATCACAGTTTAGAACATGCAACAGTCAATGTATTAGAAGAAAGATACGGTAAATCTTTAAGAATAGGAGGCCTTGCGTATTCTAATGGCTTCTCGTTATCAGGTCCTGATCTTCCTTCCCCTTATGAAGTTTTAGATGCCACAAGAGAAGGTATTTATCGAATGAAAAAAGGAGAAACATATCTAGCACTACATCCAAGATGTGGAACATCAATAGCAACATCTACTTTCCTTTTATCTTTAGGCTTTATTATTGTACTCTTTTTTTTCAATAATTTATCCTTATTAAATATTGCAGGTGTTTTTATACTTGCTAATATACTTTCAAAGCCTTTAGGTTTAACAGTCCAAAGATTTTTTACAACATATACTGATATAAAAGATATAAGTATAATAGATATTTATGGTAAACCATCTACTTACAACTTTCCTTTTGAAATAATAATAAATCCTAATAGAACTTATTTTATAGAAACAACTTCAAATAAGAATAAATTGTTTTGGTTTCCATTTTAA
- a CDS encoding flavodoxin domain-containing protein, with protein sequence MKTIVIYKSKSGFVKKYAEWIAEELSADIFEAKHLSIDKLLNYDTIIYGGGLYAVGINGIKIITKNFSKLKNKNIVVFACGASPFKEEILNEIKNNNFNPQQQNHISLFYMRGGFDYNKLNLIDKVIMQLLKFHLKRKSNLTPAEKGMLSAYTNPVDFTRKKNIEKLIEYVNSIKY encoded by the coding sequence ATGAAAACTATCGTTATATATAAATCAAAATCTGGCTTTGTAAAAAAATATGCAGAATGGATTGCCGAAGAATTATCCGCTGATATCTTTGAAGCTAAACACTTATCAATTGATAAGCTATTAAACTATGACACCATAATATATGGAGGTGGTTTGTACGCTGTAGGAATAAATGGCATTAAAATTATAACGAAAAACTTTTCTAAGCTCAAAAATAAAAATATAGTAGTTTTTGCTTGTGGAGCATCACCTTTTAAAGAAGAAATTCTTAATGAAATTAAAAATAATAATTTCAATCCTCAGCAGCAAAATCATATAAGCTTATTTTACATGCGGGGAGGCTTTGATTACAACAAATTAAACTTAATTGATAAAGTAATTATGCAATTACTAAAATTTCACTTAAAAAGAAAATCAAATCTAACACCTGCTGAAAAAGGTATGCTTTCAGCTTACACTAACCCAGTAGATTTTACTAGAAAGAAAAATATAGAAAAATTAATCGAATATGTAAATAGCATTAAATATTAA
- a CDS encoding threonine aldolase family protein, protein MKMFGSDNDSGVHEKILEAICNCNVEHANPYGNDIYTENAIAKFKEVFGEKADVFFVPNGTGANVIGLSSMLKPFEGVVCVESAHINVDECGAFERFTGSKLLKVPSKNGKIKIEDIEKTLSAVGNEHRVQPKVISISQISEYGTVYTVDEIRELADFAHKNGLLLHVDGARISNAAVALGVTFKEMITDTGVDVLSFGGTKNGMMYGEAIVSFNAESTKNLKYARKQGMQLISKMRYISAQFLAFFEDDLWAKNAKQANDMTKLLYNAVKDIEGINIVASVDANIIMATIPKEWIEPLQKKTFFYVLDEKRNLVRWVMSYDTLESEVNDFIDEIKKVSGK, encoded by the coding sequence ATGAAAATGTTTGGAAGCGATAATGACTCAGGTGTACACGAAAAAATTTTGGAAGCTATTTGTAATTGTAATGTTGAACATGCTAACCCTTATGGGAATGATATCTATACTGAAAATGCTATAGCTAAATTTAAAGAAGTATTTGGCGAAAAAGCAGATGTATTCTTTGTACCTAATGGGACAGGAGCAAATGTTATAGGTCTATCTAGTATGCTAAAGCCATTTGAAGGAGTTGTATGCGTCGAAAGTGCTCATATAAATGTGGATGAATGTGGTGCATTTGAGAGATTTACTGGTTCAAAATTATTAAAAGTACCATCTAAGAATGGCAAAATTAAAATAGAAGATATAGAAAAAACTCTTTCAGCAGTTGGAAATGAACATAGGGTTCAGCCAAAAGTGATTTCTATTAGTCAGATAAGTGAGTATGGAACTGTTTATACTGTCGATGAAATAAGAGAACTTGCAGATTTTGCACATAAAAATGGGCTTTTACTTCACGTGGATGGAGCGAGAATATCTAATGCAGCAGTTGCATTAGGTGTTACATTTAAAGAGATGATTACAGATACAGGAGTTGATGTATTGTCATTTGGAGGAACCAAAAATGGTATGATGTATGGAGAAGCTATTGTATCTTTTAATGCTGAAAGCACTAAAAATTTAAAATACGCAAGAAAACAAGGTATGCAATTAATATCAAAAATGAGATACATATCTGCACAGTTCTTAGCATTTTTTGAAGATGATTTGTGGGCTAAGAATGCTAAGCAGGCAAACGACATGACAAAATTATTATATAATGCAGTTAAAGATATAGAAGGTATAAACATAGTAGCAAGTGTAGATGCCAATATAATCATGGCGACGATACCAAAGGAATGGATAGAGCCATTACAGAAAAAGACATTTTTTTATGTTTTAGATGAAAAGAGAAATTTGGTTAGATGGGTTATGTCATATGATACTTTAGAAAGTGAAGTCAATGATTTTATCGATGAAATAAAAAAAGTATCTGGAAAGTAA
- a CDS encoding D-serine ammonia-lyase — MENKMILGKDIEQWKEDYPLLNKLIATEEVFWTNPKYGKFHEAIENISLNEEDVKDAEERLERFAPYIAKVFPETKEKNGIIESPTVKIPNMKDYLEKVYDQRILGDLLLKCDSHLAISGSIKARGGIYEVLKHAEDLAIESGMLTKEDDYSILDSDEFRKFFSQYSIAVGSTGNLGLSIGIMSAKLGFKVFVHMSADAKQWKKDLLRSKGVNVVEYESDYSKAVEEGRKQSDLDPNSYFVDDENSKNLFLGYAVAASRLKKQLEELNVVVDEDHPLFVYLPCGVGGGPGGVAFGLKLVYKDNVHCFFAEPTHSPCMLIGCMTEAHDQVCVQDFGIDNVTAADGLAVGRASGFVGKTLEGLLSGVYTVDDDKLYVLLKALADTEKIYLEPSALAGVAGVVDLFKTDMGQKYLEDKNLKDKMKNAIHIAWATGGSMVPEKEMNKYYQKGTELSAK, encoded by the coding sequence ATGGAAAATAAAATGATTTTAGGAAAAGATATAGAACAATGGAAGGAAGATTATCCACTACTTAATAAACTAATAGCAACAGAAGAAGTATTTTGGACAAATCCTAAGTATGGAAAATTTCATGAAGCTATAGAAAATATTTCTTTAAATGAAGAAGATGTAAAAGACGCGGAAGAAAGACTAGAAAGATTTGCACCATATATTGCAAAAGTATTTCCTGAAACTAAAGAAAAAAATGGTATTATAGAGTCTCCAACTGTAAAAATTCCTAATATGAAAGATTATCTAGAGAAAGTATATGATCAAAGAATATTAGGAGATTTATTGCTAAAATGTGATAGTCACCTTGCTATTTCAGGCTCTATTAAAGCAAGAGGTGGTATTTATGAAGTGTTAAAGCATGCAGAAGATTTAGCAATAGAGAGTGGCATGCTAACAAAAGAAGATGACTATTCTATTTTAGATAGTGATGAATTTAGAAAATTCTTTTCACAATATTCTATTGCAGTAGGTTCAACAGGAAATTTAGGACTTAGTATTGGGATTATGAGTGCAAAGCTTGGGTTTAAAGTATTTGTTCATATGTCAGCTGATGCAAAGCAATGGAAAAAAGATCTTTTAAGAAGCAAAGGGGTTAATGTTGTTGAATATGAATCAGACTATAGTAAAGCAGTAGAAGAAGGCAGAAAGCAATCAGATTTAGATCCGAACAGTTATTTTGTAGATGATGAAAATTCTAAAAATTTATTCTTAGGATATGCTGTTGCAGCTTCAAGATTGAAAAAACAGCTTGAAGAGTTAAATGTAGTTGTAGATGAGGATCATCCATTATTTGTATATCTTCCATGTGGTGTTGGAGGTGGTCCAGGAGGAGTTGCATTTGGACTAAAGCTTGTATATAAAGATAATGTACACTGCTTCTTTGCTGAGCCAACTCATTCTCCATGTATGCTTATTGGTTGTATGACAGAGGCACATGATCAGGTATGTGTTCAAGACTTTGGAATCGACAATGTTACAGCTGCAGATGGATTAGCAGTGGGTAGAGCTTCAGGATTTGTTGGAAAAACATTAGAAGGTTTATTGAGTGGTGTTTATACAGTAGATGATGATAAACTATATGTATTATTAAAGGCTTTAGCAGATACAGAAAAAATTTATTTAGAACCTTCTGCATTAGCAGGTGTTGCTGGAGTAGTTGATTTATTTAAAACAGATATGGGACAAAAATATTTAGAAGATAAAAATCTAAAAGATAAGATGAAAAATGCAATTCATATAGCTTGGGCTACAGGTGGTAGTATGGTACCAGAAAAAGAAATGAATAAATATTATCAAAAAGGTACTGAATTATCTGCAAAATAA
- a CDS encoding EFR1 family ferrodoxin (N-terminal region resembles flavodoxins. C-terminal ferrodoxin region binds two 4Fe-4S clusters.), whose protein sequence is MNKKINAMYFSATGTTKKIVSALAEKISKNIDDEAIINYIDFTLPEVRKKSVSFTEEDVVIIGVPVYAGRVPNVLLKYLNAITGNGALAVPIVVYGNRNYDDALIELKDILELNGFKAIAGGAFIGEHSFSKILAKDRPDEKDIAIVIDFADKIYKKIILKDEIQTVEVKGNKPYRKYYMPKDEKGRPVDIRKVKPKTNNNCIDCKLCVNICPMGSIDAEDVSKFNGICIKCGACIKKCPVQAKYYDDKDYLRHKQELEIDFVHRREPELFI, encoded by the coding sequence ATGAATAAAAAAATAAATGCAATGTATTTTAGTGCGACAGGAACAACGAAAAAAATAGTATCAGCATTAGCAGAGAAAATATCAAAAAATATTGATGATGAAGCTATTATTAATTATATTGACTTTACATTACCAGAAGTTAGAAAAAAATCAGTTTCTTTTACAGAAGAAGATGTTGTTATTATAGGTGTTCCTGTTTATGCAGGAAGAGTTCCTAATGTGTTACTAAAATATTTGAATGCTATTACAGGTAATGGTGCATTAGCAGTTCCAATAGTTGTTTATGGAAATAGAAACTATGATGATGCTTTAATAGAATTAAAAGATATTCTTGAACTTAATGGTTTCAAAGCTATTGCAGGGGGAGCTTTTATAGGAGAACACTCATTTTCTAAAATTCTTGCAAAAGATAGACCTGATGAAAAAGATATAGCAATAGTAATTGATTTTGCAGATAAAATATATAAAAAAATAATACTGAAAGATGAAATTCAAACTGTAGAGGTAAAGGGAAATAAACCTTATAGAAAATATTATATGCCTAAAGATGAAAAAGGTAGACCTGTAGATATTAGAAAGGTTAAGCCAAAAACGAATAATAATTGCATTGACTGTAAACTTTGTGTAAATATTTGCCCTATGGGATCTATTGATGCTGAAGATGTATCTAAATTTAATGGAATTTGTATTAAATGTGGTGCTTGTATCAAAAAATGTCCTGTTCAGGCAAAGTATTATGACGATAAAGATTATTTAAGACATAAACAGGAATTGGAAATTGATTTTGTTCATCGAAGAGAACCAGAGTTATTTATATAA
- a CDS encoding DUF1657 domain-containing protein — translation MTTVNKLEQALASAKGLAADLKTFSMDTDNQEAKTMFNQLATTMENAIQQIQGRVDFVKNEEPQYNQQQ, via the coding sequence ATGACTACAGTAAATAAACTTGAACAAGCTTTAGCAAGTGCCAAAGGATTAGCTGCAGACTTAAAAACCTTTTCTATGGATACTGATAATCAAGAAGCTAAAACAATGTTTAATCAACTAGCTACAACAATGGAAAATGCTATACAACAGATTCAAGGTAGAGTTGATTTTGTAAAAAATGAAGAACCTCAATATAACCAACAACAATAG
- a CDS encoding DUF3892 domain-containing protein: protein MQDKTKIIKVKKNAHGEITDVMMENGNVYSIDDAIMMAKDNLIENVNVGRSKNGREYLRSNPNGTKNDNLDNLPVF, encoded by the coding sequence ATGCAAGATAAAACAAAAATTATTAAAGTAAAGAAAAATGCGCATGGAGAAATTACTGATGTTATGATGGAAAATGGAAATGTATACTCAATTGATGATGCAATTATGATGGCTAAAGATAATTTAATTGAAAATGTGAATGTAGGACGTAGTAAAAATGGAAGAGAATATTTAAGAAGTAATCCTAATGGAACTAAAAATGATAACCTAGATAATCTTCCAGTATTTTAA
- the yfcE gene encoding phosphodiesterase: MKLFFVSDIHGSLYYFKKALEAYESEKADHMVILGDALYHGPRNPLPKEYSPKEVAELLNTYKDNIIAVRGNCDSEVDQMIIDYPMMGDYAIILYNNRKLFLTHGHVYNKDHLPNLRENDVLIHGHTHIPVAEKMDKIYLLNPGSIALPKENNPNSYAVLEKDLFEIKDLSGNVIKSIHL; the protein is encoded by the coding sequence ATGAAATTATTTTTTGTATCAGATATTCATGGTTCACTTTATTATTTTAAAAAAGCTTTAGAAGCTTATGAAAGTGAAAAAGCAGATCATATGGTAATTTTAGGAGATGCTTTATATCATGGTCCTAGAAATCCATTGCCAAAAGAGTATAGTCCAAAGGAAGTAGCAGAATTATTAAATACATATAAAGATAATATTATAGCTGTTCGAGGAAATTGTGATAGTGAAGTAGATCAAATGATTATTGATTATCCAATGATGGGTGATTATGCGATTATACTTTATAATAACAGAAAGCTATTTTTAACCCATGGGCATGTTTATAATAAGGATCATTTACCAAACTTAAGAGAAAATGATGTTTTAATTCATGGACATACGCACATCCCCGTAGCGGAAAAAATGGATAAGATATATTTACTGAATCCAGGATCTATTGCCTTACCAAAAGAAAATAATCCTAATTCATATGCAGTTTTAGAAAAAGATTTATTTGAAATTAAGGATTTAAGTGGGAATGTTATTAAATCAATTCATTTATAG
- a CDS encoding YfgJ family double zinc ribbon protein, translating to MECPLCGESMNGRGSKYYCDKCDLYYRVKFICEKCGNEPEEISSCGAVNYFCDTCKELKSRKQMKKEFIKE from the coding sequence ATGGAATGTCCTTTATGTGGAGAGAGCATGAATGGTCGAGGATCGAAGTATTATTGTGATAAATGTGATCTTTATTATCGTGTAAAATTTATATGTGAGAAATGTGGAAATGAGCCAGAAGAGATATCTTCATGTGGTGCAGTGAATTATTTTTGTGATACTTGTAAGGAACTAAAATCTAGAAAACAAATGAAAAAAGAGTTTATAAAAGAGTAA
- a CDS encoding tetratricopeptide repeat protein — protein sequence MNKNLYMISNYRNIAKKFHEEKQLLKALKFYNKAYRCEGGGKDIDLLLDIALLHDELGNFLLAQEKYLEILDINPNEARAYYGLAILCDNQKLYEKAIEYYHKAIDIDPEYDRAYFFLADAYDQIGKKEKAIIYYKKAIEIQPDDFWAYTNLGSIYEELDQNESAFEMMKKSLEIEPNHYLALFNMGVILKKLGYKDKAIDYYKKSIEENPKYSYSFLNLAILYKEEKLYKKAIDIISKGIHYNPQKAVLYYNRACFYVNENLLEKALRDLIQATKLYPKLVEYMKKDEELNPVKELKAYKIMFEDKKKHE from the coding sequence ATGAACAAGAATCTATATATGATAAGTAATTATAGAAATATTGCTAAAAAGTTTCATGAGGAAAAACAATTATTAAAAGCACTCAAATTTTATAATAAAGCCTATCGTTGTGAAGGAGGAGGTAAAGATATTGATTTATTATTAGATATTGCTTTACTTCATGATGAATTAGGCAATTTTTTACTAGCACAAGAAAAGTATCTTGAAATTTTAGATATAAATCCTAATGAAGCTAGAGCATATTATGGTTTAGCTATCCTATGTGATAATCAGAAATTGTATGAAAAAGCTATAGAGTATTATCACAAGGCTATAGATATTGATCCTGAGTATGATCGGGCATATTTTTTCTTAGCAGATGCGTATGATCAAATTGGGAAAAAAGAGAAAGCAATTATATACTACAAAAAAGCAATTGAAATTCAGCCTGATGATTTTTGGGCTTATACAAACTTAGGTTCTATTTATGAAGAGCTAGATCAAAATGAATCTGCTTTTGAAATGATGAAAAAAAGTCTTGAAATTGAACCAAATCATTATTTGGCTTTATTTAATATGGGTGTTATTTTAAAAAAATTAGGATATAAGGATAAGGCTATAGATTATTATAAAAAATCTATTGAGGAAAATCCAAAGTATTCATATAGTTTTTTGAACTTAGCGATCCTTTATAAAGAAGAAAAATTATACAAAAAAGCTATTGATATAATTAGTAAAGGGATTCATTATAATCCCCAAAAAGCTGTTTTGTATTACAATAGAGCTTGTTTTTATGTTAATGAAAATCTTTTAGAAAAAGCTTTAAGAGATCTTATTCAAGCTACAAAATTATATCCTAAGTTAGTTGAATATATGAAAAAGGATGAAGAACTAAATCCAGTAAAGGAATTAAAAGCTTATAAGATTATGTTTGAGGATAAGAAAAAGCATGAATAA
- a CDS encoding late competence development ComFB family protein — translation MPKNYMEDIVDHLLPSVLEKHTGICVCDKCIEDIKALTLNQLKPMYVVTDQGKAYAKINELSRQFQINVIQKIVESIRIVQNNIRHE, via the coding sequence ATGCCTAAAAATTATATGGAAGATATTGTTGATCATTTATTACCATCTGTTTTAGAAAAACATACAGGTATATGTGTCTGTGATAAATGCATTGAAGATATAAAAGCCTTAACTTTAAATCAATTAAAACCCATGTATGTTGTTACTGATCAAGGAAAGGCATATGCAAAAATAAATGAATTAAGTAGACAATTTCAAATAAATGTAATTCAAAAAATAGTTGAATCTATTAGAATAGTTCAAAATAATATAAGGCATGAATAA
- a CDS encoding DUF362 domain-containing protein → MKKEIVSLIECREYDYELVKNAVVNSFENLGGISKFINKGDKILLKLNLLMKKKPEDATTTHPIFAKALAEVLVKYGAEVIIADSPGGPFNTSILKGVYKACGIEEIANEVGAKLNYNTNIVSIKNEDGLILKKITAIEVIKEVDKVISVSKLKTHGMMMFTGAVKNMFGVVAGLEKAEYHVRMPNNVDFSNALVDICIASKPILSFMDGIVGMEGAGPSAGDPRNVGVVIASTSPYHLDVVATTIIGLEPTKVPTVQRCVERGLCRGNFEDIELKGYNIENFILNDFVVPEIRSLDLLEGKLPKFLRDIINGLLQPKPVFIHDKCVGCSDCAKNCPPHVIEMVNNKPIVNLDGCIRCFCCQELCPVQAVDIHRPLLMKLLAKL, encoded by the coding sequence TTGAAAAAAGAAATTGTATCATTAATTGAATGTAGAGAATATGATTATGAGCTTGTTAAAAATGCAGTAGTAAATTCCTTTGAAAATTTAGGTGGTATTAGTAAGTTTATTAATAAAGGAGATAAAATTTTATTAAAGCTAAATCTTTTAATGAAGAAAAAACCAGAAGATGCTACAACAACACATCCTATATTTGCAAAGGCATTAGCAGAGGTTTTGGTAAAATATGGAGCAGAAGTGATTATTGCAGATAGTCCTGGTGGTCCATTTAATACTTCTATTTTAAAAGGAGTTTATAAAGCTTGTGGTATTGAAGAAATAGCAAATGAAGTAGGAGCTAAATTAAATTACAATACTAATATAGTAAGTATAAAGAATGAAGATGGATTGATTTTAAAAAAGATTACAGCTATTGAAGTGATTAAAGAAGTAGATAAGGTTATATCTGTATCAAAATTAAAAACTCATGGAATGATGATGTTTACTGGAGCTGTTAAAAATATGTTTGGTGTTGTTGCAGGTTTAGAAAAAGCAGAATATCATGTACGTATGCCTAACAATGTTGATTTTTCAAATGCTTTAGTAGACATATGTATAGCTTCTAAGCCTATTTTATCATTTATGGATGGGATAGTAGGTATGGAAGGTGCTGGACCTAGTGCAGGGGACCCAAGAAATGTAGGGGTAGTAATTGCATCTACAAGTCCTTACCATTTAGATGTGGTAGCAACTACTATTATTGGGTTAGAACCTACTAAAGTACCAACTGTTCAAAGATGCGTGGAACGAGGATTATGCAGGGGAAATTTTGAGGATATAGAATTAAAAGGTTACAATATTGAAAATTTTATACTAAATGATTTTGTTGTTCCTGAAATTAGAAGTTTAGACTTATTAGAAGGTAAACTACCAAAGTTTTTGAGAGATATTATAAATGGACTTTTGCAGCCAAAACCAGTATTTATACATGACAAATGTGTAGGATGTAGTGATTGTGCAAAAAATTGTCCACCTCATGTAATAGAAATGGTGAATAATAAGCCTATAGTAAATTTAGATGGTTGTATAAGGTGTTTTTGTTGTCAGGAATTATGTCCAGTTCAAGCAGTTGATATTCACCGACCGTTGCTTATGAAATTATTAGCTAAATTGTAA
- the thpR gene encoding RNA 2',3'-cyclic phosphodiesterase, whose protein sequence is MAIEFEEQIKKYLWDIQQVLKENSIKGNFTNKDNFHLTLKFIGNVQINALETLKKSIDKVTKNGKSFALLFEKIGRFQREQKSIVWVGLKKNKILEALHDQLENILVKEGYPKEQRKFRPHITLGREVLFQSDFEKLQKIIEIKSQEIWVNKISLMESTRINGKLEYIPIYIKYFER, encoded by the coding sequence ATTGCAATTGAATTTGAAGAACAAATTAAGAAGTATTTGTGGGATATACAGCAAGTACTTAAAGAAAATAGTATAAAAGGAAACTTTACAAACAAAGATAATTTTCATCTTACTTTAAAATTTATTGGGAATGTTCAAATAAATGCATTAGAAACTTTGAAAAAGTCAATAGATAAAGTTACGAAAAATGGTAAATCTTTTGCGCTTTTATTTGAAAAAATCGGAAGATTTCAAAGGGAACAAAAATCAATTGTTTGGGTTGGACTTAAGAAAAATAAGATTTTAGAAGCATTACATGATCAGTTAGAAAATATTTTAGTCAAGGAAGGGTATCCAAAAGAACAAAGAAAATTTAGACCGCATATTACATTAGGAAGAGAAGTTCTTTTTCAAAGTGATTTTGAAAAACTACAAAAGATTATAGAAATAAAATCACAAGAAATATGGGTGAATAAAATTTCGCTTATGGAGAGTACAAGAATAAATGGAAAACTTGAGTACATCCCCATCTATATAAAGTATTTTGAAAGATAA
- a CDS encoding thioesterase family protein, which translates to MLNTPKIQVNSSLTIQRKVTEEDTALNYGSGKLEKLFATPKLVALMIEVSVKLIDDKLPEGFITVGKMAEVVHEKPTILGQTVSIKVEVKRFDGNKILLDMVAFDEVGIIGRGTHERIIVNKKALLERANKRAEKLANKDF; encoded by the coding sequence ATGTTAAACACGCCTAAAATTCAAGTGAATAGCAGTTTAACGATTCAAAGAAAGGTTACAGAGGAAGATACAGCACTAAATTATGGGAGCGGTAAATTAGAAAAGTTGTTTGCAACTCCAAAATTAGTAGCCTTAATGATTGAAGTTTCAGTTAAATTGATAGATGATAAGCTTCCTGAAGGATTTATTACAGTAGGAAAAATGGCAGAAGTTGTACATGAAAAACCCACAATTTTAGGTCAAACTGTAAGCATAAAAGTTGAAGTTAAGCGTTTTGATGGAAATAAAATACTATTAGATATGGTAGCATTTGATGAAGTAGGTATTATTGGTAGAGGTACACATGAAAGAATCATTGTAAATAAGAAAGCACTACTAGAAAGAGCAAATAAAAGGGCTGAAAAACTAGCAAATAAAGATTTTTAA
- a CDS encoding YtrH family sporulation protein, with product MFVFVSNLIYNFFIAFGVIIGASVFAGIAALINNHPPVRTMFHVASSIKIWAVAVALGGTFSSFRIIEQGLIKGELKSVVKQIFYIVTALIGANLGYSFVKLIQRCGAIWIK from the coding sequence ATTTTCGTGTTTGTCAGTAATCTTATATATAATTTTTTTATTGCCTTTGGTGTCATTATTGGTGCTAGCGTATTTGCTGGAATAGCTGCTTTAATTAACAACCACCCTCCAGTAAGAACAATGTTTCATGTAGCATCTTCTATCAAAATATGGGCCGTTGCAGTTGCTTTAGGTGGTACGTTTTCATCATTTCGGATTATAGAACAGGGTTTAATAAAAGGAGAACTAAAATCTGTAGTAAAGCAGATTTTTTATATTGTTACAGCCTTAATCGGTGCAAACTTAGGTTATAGTTTTGTCAAATTAATCCAAAGGTGTGGAGCCATATGGATAAAGTAA